In one Pseudoliparis swirei isolate HS2019 ecotype Mariana Trench chromosome 23, NWPU_hadal_v1, whole genome shotgun sequence genomic region, the following are encoded:
- the tubg1 gene encoding tubulin gamma-1 chain: protein MPREIITLQLGQCGNQIGFEFWKQLCAEHGISPEGIVEEFATDGNDRKDVFFYQADDEHYIPRAVLMDLEPRVIHSILNSPYANLYNPENIYLSEHGGGAGNNWASGYSQGKKIQEDIFDIIDREADGSDSLEGFVLCHSIAGGTGSGLGSYLLEKLNDRYPKKLVQTYSVFPNQDEVSDVVVQPYNSLLTLKRLTQNADCVVVLDNTALNRIATERLHIQNPSFSQINQLVSTIMSASTTTLRYPGYMNNDLIGLIASLIPTPRLHFLMTGYTPLTTDQSVASVRKTTVLDVMRRLLQPKNVMVSTGREKQACHCYISILNIIQGEVDPTQVHKSLQRIRERKLASFIPWGPASIQVALSRKSPYLPSAHRVSGLMMANHTSIASLFERTCRQYDKLRKREAFLEQFRKEDIFKDNFDELDNSREVVQQLIDEYSAATRPDYISWCTQEH from the exons ATGCCGCGAGAAATCATCACGCTCCAGCTCGGACAGTGTGGAAACCAAA tTGGTTTTGAGTTTTGGAAGCAGCTGTGTGCGGAGCATGGCATCAGTCCAGAGGGGATCGTTGAGGAGTTTGCAACTGATGGGAACGACCGGAAGGACGTGTTCTTCTATCAG GCTGACGATGAGCACTACATCCCGCGGGCGGTGCTCATGGATCTGGAGCCGCGGGTGATCCACTCCATCCTCAACTCTCCCTATGCAAACCTCTACAACCCAGAGAACATCTACCTCTCCGAGCACGGAGGAGGTGCCGGGAACAACTGGGCGAGTGGATATTCACAG GGTAAAAAAATCCAAGAAGACATCTTTGACATCATTGACCGGGAGGCAGATGGCAGCGACAGTCTGGAG GGATTCGTCCTGTGTCACTCCATCGCCGGGGGGACCGGCTCGGGGCTCGGGTCCTATCTGCTGGAGAAACTCAACGACAG GTACCCAAAGAAGCTGGTGCAGACGTACTCCGTCTTCCCAAACCAGGATGAGGTCAGCGACGTGGTCGTTCAGCCGTACAACTCGCTGCTCACGCTGAAGAGGCTCACCCAGAACGCCGACTGCGTG GTGGTGTTGGACAACACGGCTCTGAATCGCATCGCCACCGAGCGGCTGCATATCCAGAACCCGTCGTTCTCTCAGATCAATCAGCTG GTGTCCACCATCATGTCTGCCAGCACAACCACTCTGCGCTACCCCGGCTACATGAACAACGACCTCATCGGCCTGATCGCGTCCCTCATCCCCACACCCCGCCTCCACTTCCTGATGACCGGCTACACGCCGCTTACCACCGACCAGTCG GTTGCGAGCGTGCGGAAAACCACGGTGCTGGATGTGATGAGGAGGCTTCTGCAGCCCAAGAACGTCATGGTGTCCACGGGGCGAGAGAAGCAAGCCTGCCACTGCTACATCTCCATCCTGAACATCATCCAGGGGGAGGTCGACCCCACGCAG GTGCATAAAAGCCTCCAAAGGATCCGGGAGCGTAAGCTGGCCAGCTTCATACCGTGGGGTCCCGCCAGCATCCAGGTGGCTCTGTCCAGGAAGTCCCCGTACCTGCCTTCGGCCCACCGGGTCAGCGGCCTGATGATGGCCAACCACACCAGCATCGCCTCT CTGTTCGAGCGGACGTGCCGGCAGTACGACAAGCTGCGTAAGCGCGAAGCCTTCCTGGAGCAGTTCCGCAAAGAGGACATATTCAAGGACAACTTCGACGAGCTGGACAACTCTCGCGAGGTGGTCCAGCAGCTGATCGACGAGTACAGCGCGGCCACCCGGCCCGACTACATCTCCTGGTGCACGCAAGAGCATTGA
- the retreg3 gene encoding reticulophagy regulator 3 — MALFDKRTLSTVDAKMAHIGAMQDAAVEDYSAPQGSGVCLRSRPCSSERDGQVRAVKAALQSSLGPYEPALTYLQSVLVWERPVQCVLLYALVNAVFWFLALTSLHMLFLLASGLAVVACVDAWRNKIFPVIRVRNMDESDNESWGLVQPGILSVPELAHHIAEAWVSGAVLASSVVQYKRHNPGKFCILTCGLFAGLAVVGSHVPGLVLSYSAMWATVLAPVGAYHRVFQHVCVKLDPVLQRLDFSVCGFMMSKPVDNQFLRRPLRGLASGENSDSEEEELAAFCPSFDDAIVAKDLSLTDSEHSDAEVSYTENGTFNLSRGQTPLTEGSEDFDRHSDTEESFARDLQGFPSINPDATLMDDDDDDTSIGLPSLGLSGLAGHRASALDAHLDSDQEDLDAELSLSGLPPASDFAGDLAGVIASNMIQAALAGALLPRPPAGQRRQDPPRARAHRSYRKQSSSELDTDLDMEDFEMLDQSELNQMDPLGGGGGGGSSRRGESQGSNFLSSLLGKPQ, encoded by the exons ATGGCTTTATTTGACAAGCGGACTCTATCGACCGTAGACGCAAAGATGGCGCACATTGGCGCAATGCAAGACGCAGCCGTGGAGGACTACTCCGCCCCGCAAGGGTCCGGGGTCTGCCTGCGGAGTCGACCGTGCTCCAGCGAGAGAGACGGCCAGGTGCGGGCCGTCAAGGCGGCTCTCCAGTCCAGCCTGGGGCCCTACGAGCCCGCGCTGACCTACCTACAGTCCGTCCTGGTGTGGGAGCGACCCGTGCAGTGTGTGCTTCTCTACGCGCTGGTCAACGCGGTGTTCTG GTTTCTCGCCCTGACCTCGCTCCACATGCTGTTCCTGCTGGCTTCTGGTCTGGCTGTGGTCGCCTGTGTTGATGCCTGGAGAAATAAGATCTTTCCAGTGATTAGAG tcaGAAACATGGATGAATCAGACAATGAGAG cTGGGGTCTGGTGCAGCCCGGCATCCTCAGTGTGCCGGAACTGGCCCACCACATCGCTGAGGCCTGGGTCAGTGGGGCCGTGCTTGCGTCCAGTGTGGTGCAGTACAAACGGCACAACCCCGGCAAG TTCTGCATCCTGACCTGTGGACTCTTCGCCGGCCTGGCTGTGGTTGGAAGCCACGTTCCTGGATTGGTGCTCTCCTACTCTGCTA TGTGGGCGACGGTCCTGGCCCCTGTGGGAGCCTATCACAGGGTGTTTCAGCATGTGTGCGTTAAGCTGGATCCGGTCCTGCAGAGACTGGACTTTAGTGTTTGTGGCTTCATGATGTCAAAGCCTGTTGATAATCAGT TCCTGCGGAGGCCTCTCCGTGGTTTAGCCTCAGGGGAGAACAGTgatagtgaggaggaggagctggctgcTTTCTGCCCATCA TTTGACGACGCCATCGTCGCGAAAGATCTCTCTCTGACGGACTCCGAGCACTCTGATGCCGAGGTGTCCTACACTGAGAATGGGACATTTAACCTCTCGCGTGGCCAGACTCCGCTCACGGAGGGCTCTGAGG ATTTTGACCGCCACAGCGACACTGAGGAGTCCTTCGCTCGAGACCTCCAGGGCTTCCCCTCCATAAACCCCGACGCCACCCTGatggacgacgacgacgacgacacgAGCATCGGGCTCCCGAGTCTGGGCCTGTCCGGGCTCGCCGGTCACCGGGCCTCGGCGCTGGATGCTCATCTGGACTCGGATCAGGAGGATCTGGATGCAGAACTTTCTCTCAGCGGCCTGCCGCCCGCCTCTGACTTCGCCGGAGACTTGGCCGGAGTCATCGCCAGCAACATGATCCAGGCAGCGCTGGCCGGGGCGCTGCTGCCTCGGCCTCCTGCCGGCCAGCGCAGACAAGACCCCCCCAGGGCCAGAGCCCACCGGAGCTACCGCAAGCAGTCCAGCTCCGAGCTGGACACGGACTTGGACATGGAGGACTTTGAAATGCTGGATCAGTCTGAACTGAACCAGATGGATCcccttggaggaggaggaggaggagggagtagtAGAAGGGGGGAGAGCCAGGGGTCTAACTTCTTGTCTAGCCTGCTAGGTAAAccacagtaa